A region from the Vicia villosa cultivar HV-30 ecotype Madison, WI linkage group LG3, Vvil1.0, whole genome shotgun sequence genome encodes:
- the LOC131658235 gene encoding uncharacterized protein LOC131658235, with protein MNTKEPQNNESTKRYRIIEERLKAIEGYDTHNLDVSTLCLVPDVEFPTKFRMPDFEKYKGVSCPKIHLTMYIRKMTTYSRNDKLLIHCFQDSLSGASLEWYTQFERNHVHTWNDLALAFVKHYKYNIDTAPSRTQLQNLTQQSNESFKEYARRWRELAARVQPPLLDKELVGMFLSTLQGEYYEKMMCNVSSNFTDLLIVGERIESDIKSGKIQSTSSSHDESFSNFQREGENEMDAIWETHRDPQASSPMPYYQHPYAAVVQGQQPPAGLQHQQSRRGPQNRKVKIPPQHQRQNRQFRNPNHQHQHQNQQRYPNHQEEEIRQFDPIPMTYSQLWSYLVRNSSMTPRQTRTMKSSFPPWYNQNVQCEFHDGVVGHSIEECNSFKEVVQELIDNKQLTFGEDFEESDSF; from the coding sequence ATGAATACTAAAGAGCCGCAAAATAATGAATCCACTAAAAGATATCGCATTATAGAAGAAAGGCTCAAGGCCATAGAAGGATATGATACCCATAACCTTGATGTTTCGACTTTATGTTTGGTCCCGGATGTGGAATTTCCCACAAAGTTCAGAATGCCCgattttgagaagtacaagggaGTAAGCTGTCCAAAAATTCATCTGACGATGTATATTCGAAAAATGACCACGTACTCACGCAATGACAAGTTGCTCATCCACTGTTTTCAAGACAGTcttagtggagcatcacttgaaTGGTATAcacaattcgagagaaatcatgTTCACACGTGGAATGACCTAGCTTTGGCATTTGTGAAGCATTATAAATACAACATTGATACGGCCCCAAGCCGTACTCAGTTGCAAAACCTCACTCAGCAAAGCAACGAATCATTCAAAGAATACGcccgaagatggagagaattGGCTGCTCGAGTACAACCACCATTGTTGGATAAAGAGCTGGTAGGTATGTTTTTGAGCACCTTGCAAGGTGAATACTATGAAAAAATGATGTGCAATGTATCATCAAACTTCACTGACTTACTAATAGTTGGAGAACGCATCGAGAGCGACATCAAAAGTGGGAAAATCCAAAGCACCTCGAGTAGCCATGATGAATCGTTTAGCAATTTTCAAAGGGAAGGAGAAAATGAAATGGATGCAATATGGGAAACTCACCGAGATCCACAAGCTTCGTCTCCTATGCCTTATTATCAACATCCGTATGCAGCGGTTGTTCAAGGCCAACAACCACCCGCCGGTCTTCAACACCAACAGTCGCGGCGTGGACCACAAAACCGTAAAGTTAAGATTCCACCTCAGCATCAACGTCAGAATCGGCAGTTTCGGAATCCAAAccatcaacatcaacatcaaaACCAACAGAGGTATCCAAATCACCAAGAAGAAGAAATTCGTCAgtttgacccaattcctatgacatacagtcAATTATGGTCTTATTTGGTCCGAAATTCATCAATGACCCCTAGACAAACTAGAACTATGAAGTCTTCATTTCCTCCTTGGTACAACCAGAATGttcaatgtgagtttcatgatggAGTTGTGGGGCACTCGATTGAAGAATGCAACTCCTTCAAAGAAGTGGTACAAGAGCTGATTGACAACAAacaattgacttttggggaagATTTTGAAGAGTCTGACTCCTTCTAA